The genome window CAGAGATAGCCCGAGGCGACCGCCTCCAGCAGCCCTGATGGTAGACGACTGATAGGGATGAAGAACGTCCGACTCGTCTCTTTCAAGACCTCAAGGGCGGTTTGACCGTGGTGGCTCATGCTGGTGGTTACTCCTCACTTCAGACCCGGCGTACTGTGAAACCCACGCCTATTGGGTATTTCTTCCTAAAATAAAACCCTAAATCTAGTTACTGACAAGAGCTATCCAGGAAATTAATGGTTTGGCGCTGAATATCTGTAGCTTCGATTCTAGCCAGCATTCGACAAGAAAAGCAGTGGGTTGCCTTCCCACTGCCTTGTTTCGCATCGGTTTACTATCAGTTCACGACCCGAGAACGGTCAGGTCATGGTTAGAAAATATGGTCAGGTTATGGTTAGAAAATTCTGGAATCATTCGGGTCAGTCGTTCAGGCTGGATTCCAGCTTATCCAGCCTTTAGTTGGCGGGTAAGGCGGTTGAAGTGTGAGGACTCTTGAAGGTGGTTTGGGCATCGGAGCGTTGGCAGGCCACCATGGTTTTGACATGTTCCGATTCGTCATCTCTAATGTTGACAAACACATCGTAGAGGTTGTCCACCTTGGGACGACGTTCGGCGGGTTTGTACCCAGTTTGGAACTCGTCGAACATGTACAGATCCCCATCGCGGTAATAGCTGATGGCGATTTGGGGAGCAGGGGCTGCCTTGAGTTCGGCCTCGCAATCCTTCAGGTAGTGGTCGTAGGTGCGATAGGCATGTTGTTCCACCAATTCCATGAAGTGGTAAGCCGATCGCGGTGACAGGACATAAATCACCACAATAATCCAGTAGTACAAAAGCGCCACATGGCGAGCCAAGAAGCGATCGATCCAGACATCCGCACCGCCCAACTCTTCCATAATCAGCAGGTGGTGCAGTTCATTCCACGACTCTGCAAAATGGACTTTCAACCAGTCAGCTTTGCGCCACCAGCCAATGGTTTCATACAGGTGCAGGACAGAGAGATAGGAAAAATAGGGCACCCGCGCCACCGTTTCCAGCACATAGAACCGCTGGATCGGTCGATTGCGGTAGACCGTATTCATCACAAAAACCAAAATACTCACGAGAAAGCGAATCATGGAGTAGCTCCGGGAGAGTTAATCAATGGTGGATGAGTGATATTCGCATCCTAGCGATCCCCTCCGGCGCTGCAAGGTACTAACCGATCAGCCCACTTAGTGACTTGTAGTAAAAAATTGAGGCGCGATCGGGGATTGGGGGGACTCTAAAGGAATGTTGAAAATTTTCTGGAAAAAGGCCATTGCGCCCATAACCACCCCCCAGAATGGAGAGGCAAT of Alkalinema sp. FACHB-956 contains these proteins:
- a CDS encoding alternative oxidase, which produces MIRFLVSILVFVMNTVYRNRPIQRFYVLETVARVPYFSYLSVLHLYETIGWWRKADWLKVHFAESWNELHHLLIMEELGGADVWIDRFLARHVALLYYWIIVVIYVLSPRSAYHFMELVEQHAYRTYDHYLKDCEAELKAAPAPQIAISYYRDGDLYMFDEFQTGYKPAERRPKVDNLYDVFVNIRDDESEHVKTMVACQRSDAQTTFKSPHTSTALPAN